The DNA region AGCAAAGCCACTTCCAGCTCCACCTTTATAGGCATTAACGTTTAGAGATAAGGCAGGGGGCAGGGGGCAGGGGAAGCAGGGGGAGCTGGGGAGGCAAAAAAAATTGTATCAATTCTTTCGTGAAATGGTATGAGTACTTGCAACAAGTCTTTCCCCTTGTCCCCAAGTCCTCTTCGTTGAGCGTCAAAAGGGTGTAATTGCTTGTAAATGAAAGGTTTTTTCTAATTGCGGATGCTCGAAGCGAAGTTCTTTAGCGTGGAGATGTAAGCGACTGGTAACTGCACAGCATCCATAAAGGCGATCGCCTAAAATAGTTACCCCAAGTCCTCGTGCATCAGCTGCATGAACCCTCAATTGATGAGTGCGCCCTGTGAGCGGCGTAAATTCTACACGGGTGTAATCTTGTTCTCTGGCAATTACCTGGAAGTGTGTCAAGCTGGGTTTACCGTGCTGCCAATCGACTTTTTGATAAGGACGATTTTCAGGATCTCCCCACAGTGGCAGGTCAATTTTACCTTGCTCAACTATCATAATACCGGAAAGTATCGCTTCATAAACCTTGTGAACCTGGCGTTGCTGAAACTGCTGGCTAATTTGCCGATGGGTTTGACGATCGCGTGCTAACAACAAAATCCCAGATGTTTCCTGATCTAGGCGATGCACAGATGCAAGCGCCATCCCGTCCGGTAACAGATGACGTAAGCGACTCAAGACACTATCTTGGCGATCGCTATAACGACCAGGCACTGAAAGTAATCCAGCAGGTTTGTTTACAGCAATCAGCCATTTGTCTTCATAAATAATTGCCATTTCTCCCTTCATTGGGGAGAATTCATTGGACTCAAACACATTAGGTCTAGGTAAATGTGTTAATGTATTTAGTGATATTGGGCTTGTTATCTGAAAATATCTATTCGGCATTGAAATAGGTCTTAAACCGGAGAGCAAAAACCCCATCAATGGCTGGCATCGCTTTGCACATGCTCCATAAAATTTTCCCTGGATTTTATCTTGATTTACTGAAGACGCACCCCACCAAAATTCTGCCATTGCCAGGGGTTTGAGATTATGTGTTGCCGCATAATGGAGCAACTTCGGGGCACAACAGTCTCCTGTGCCAGTGGGCGAACCTCCTGGCATCAATTGCTGTAATGATAGCGATCGCCCAGAAAAGTTAGTCAGGCTGTAGGTAGCCTGCATCTGAGCTTGTAATTGACGAGATAGTGCTTTACGCTGTTGTTTCAGTTCGCTAATTCGCGCATCGGCTGCTGCAATTAACTCCTGGAGAGGCTGTAATACAGCGTTTTGCTGGCGTTTAAGTTGTCGTCGCTCAATTCCTTGCTGACGACTCTCTTCGTCGAGTTGTTCAAGGGCAATTGTGAGTGCTTCTTCTGTAAGTGTATTGCAGATTTGCTGACGTTTCTGTTGTCGTTGATGTTTGCTATGGCGATGGCGATCGCTCATTGCTTGCAATTGTTGCTCAAATTCATCAGACAGGGTTTCATACTGCTGGCGTTCGGTTAGTTGCTTTAAGGTAAAGAGTTCTTGCTTAATCGCGTCCAACTGTGCCAAAGTGCGGGCTTCTTCCAAAGCAACTTCGTCTCGTCCTGGAATTGGTGGAACCCAGCCCTCAACTACACTGCAACCATTCAAAAGACCGGAGAAGGCTTTGAGTACCCTTTGTTCCCCAGTAGCCAGTTCAACTAATAGTATTCCATACATCTTGCCTTCACGAGAATAACAGTCATTTTTGGCAAGTTGTTGCATGAGTCCGTGAGCGATCGCTTCAGATATTGAGGTGCGGGGTAATTTTAGGCAATCGCCACTATGGAGACAACGCCCCTCGTACCAATAACTAGCAGATGAGCCACTTATCGCAAAATCGCAGTCGATGAAATCTGAAAGTGCGTGCAGAACTACCATACAAAGTATGATTGCAAATCTAGTTGATCCTGATGTATGAAATTATTACTTTTGCTAAATACCAATTCTGTATGAAGATGCGCCGATAGTACAAGAAATAAGAGAACATACACGCATTCGCAAAACGTCTGTCTGCGACACGCTGTTCGCGTTCGTAGAGAAGCAGTTTGCCGCAGATTACCGCCAATAAACAAGAAATTAAAAGATTTGGCGCAGCTTCATAAAGAAAAGGATAACCAGATAATAAGGGTGCGATCGCCTAGATTGGGCGGGTACGCAACCAAAGATTCAACGTTTAGAATTTAGGGAGCAGGAATCGATGAATCGCTCTGTGGTGGATTGGCTTGTTCTGGTGGAAGCGGTTGTGTAGAAGAATTATCTTCTATGGATATAGATTCTGGCTCTTTTATCATACCATGCTGCTCTTGCCCTCTAAGCCCAAGATATGTTGCGGCACTGATTCCTTGTAGTGTAAGAAGTGTGTCATCAAATTCCGGCATTGCCAGATTTTTAACGACTTCCCAAACAAAGAATAGTCCGAGCGCAAGTGTCCAAATAAATGTTTGGAACCGATGAAAATTGACTCCATTAATGTCCGATAATATATCATAGAAAAAACCTTCAGAAACGCGTTGACTACCTTTTTTATTCTTTTCATTCCCCTGCCCATCAATTAACGAAGTACCAACAGTAGTTACAGAATTGATTCCCAATAATATTAGTGATTGTTGAGTCAAAATATTCGTATAGTCTCCTGTTATGCCGTAGATAATCAGGTAAGCACCAAAAATTAGAAATGTCCAAAAAGCAAGTTGAGATATAGATAGACTAAATGGGTTTCTATTCAATTTTTTCCTGCCAAGAAAAAATTGAGCAATTCGGCTTTGACGATATTCATTTTTAAGAGCAACCTTTTTAAGATCAACCTTTTCTGTGGTCAACCGTTCCTGTCCACCAATCACCTCTATTTCAGAGTAAACCCCTTCTATTCCAGAGCTACGAAGAGTGTTTCGGCAATATCTAATGAACAGTAATACAACAACCACAAGTAGAAATAGACACAGCCAAAATCGCCACGAAAACAGAACTATTGTTAATTGAGGAGGTGGAAAGCGATCGCTCACCGGAATTGCAATTTTTTTGGGACAGCCTACTCCCGCTATCGCGTTAATACTGTATCTGCTTCCTCTACCAAGAAGCCCATTCCATGCAGCTTCAGACGAGTCGGTGCGTTCAAGTCGAAAGGCTAACCAATCATCCTCAAGAACTGTCTTTTGATCTTTACCCACAACCTTAACGATGACTGGTTCTCCGTGGACATCCTCTAGTTCATAGCCATCTAGATACAACACTAATTGTCGAGGATCAAATGAATTGGTGGCATTAGCCGTTGCTTTTCTGGTCGCTGCTGATAATCCTTCAACTTTTATCCTAATGCGATCGCCCATCTTAACTTGGTTATGACCATTGTCGGCAATGACTTGTTGAGTTTTCAGTCCAGCAGGGACTGAACATAGCTGAGGCGCAAAATTTACAGCAGGGCCATCTGAACTATCTTGAGCAATTACTGCAAAGTTGATAGTAACAATCAACAGAAAAACCAACAGAAAAATAGCAGTCAATCTTTTAGCATTTCTATACATCGCTCGGTATTCCACCAACAGTGATTACTATGTCGGTAGTGTAACCATACTTGAGTCACTCAGGGTAACTGAAAGTTTAAAAGTTTAGGTTTCAAAATCCTTTGTTTGGTGTCGCCAGCTATACGCCGAACTGTGGTTTCTCATTTTTGCGATCGCATCAGGGTAAAAGCAGGAATTAGAGATTGCGATCGCTGGAATAGCAATTTTGACTCGTTTAAATTCTTTAGAGTGAGGCTTTAGACCCAATTTTTCGGTAATTTAGCCCATTTTGTGCCTATTTCTCTTGCCATTCTTGCTGACAATAACGCAATCAAGCCAAAAAGTGACTAATCATTCAGATTTTCATTGGCTACGAACCCACAATCATAAGCAGGGGTTGCTACTGCATTCCCTGTTGATTCCAGCTTTGACTCTGAAGAATTGGCTGGTATCGACTTTGTTTTGCTCTTCATTTTAAAGTTTGATGGTTGTAGATGAACATAGGAATAATCCAGCCTTACAGTAACGGGTTTTTAGAAATTGTACCAGAGAGCGATTATTGGCAAATTGCAGCTATACATATCAATGGCCAAGCCTATTGCCCTACTCCTCGGCTTTATCGTTCAGAAAAAGTGGCATTAGCAAAAGCTACACTAATTTATGATTGGCTAGCTGACCACGAAGAAGAAATTAGTGATGGGGGTTGCTATTGCTCTGAATTGAAACTCATCCTATGGCAGCAATCGAAAGTATCTTAATTGCCTTTGTATTGATAGCTGTTTAGAGTAAGTCCCTGCCCCAAGTGTGGGGATTTTCTTTGTAGGTGCCTATGATATGCTGATTTAGCCATTCATGCTCTCCAATGGGTCTATTCGCCCAATGCCTAACTCAAGTAATTTGCTTTTTACCCCGTTGCGGTCAACGCAGTAATAGTATGTTTTATCTTGAATGTTTGCTAAGTAATATCCTGATTTACCCCCATTAATTCGGAATAATTCAATTACTATTTGCCCTTCAGTGATGCCGTAGAGTGTTTTGATGTCTTCGTGATTTGTTGTACTGAAAGTTACGAAGACTTCAAGATTTTTAATGAACCAACGCCCGTTCCTACATTCAAATATGCGAAAATAGCTTGGGTAAATAATTGTGTCATCCATAGGTATATTTTGGTATAATAGTTTCAATCCCTAATAGGGATTTTAGGTAATTGCAATGGTACTTCAACTAATGGTCAACCAATGAAAGTTGTGTTTCAATCCCTAATAGGGA from Nostoc commune NIES-4072 includes:
- a CDS encoding RluA family pseudouridine synthase, with product MVVLHALSDFIDCDFAISGSSASYWYEGRCLHSGDCLKLPRTSISEAIAHGLMQQLAKNDCYSREGKMYGILLVELATGEQRVLKAFSGLLNGCSVVEGWVPPIPGRDEVALEEARTLAQLDAIKQELFTLKQLTERQQYETLSDEFEQQLQAMSDRHRHSKHQRQQKRQQICNTLTEEALTIALEQLDEESRQQGIERRQLKRQQNAVLQPLQELIAAADARISELKQQRKALSRQLQAQMQATYSLTNFSGRSLSLQQLMPGGSPTGTGDCCAPKLLHYAATHNLKPLAMAEFWWGASSVNQDKIQGKFYGACAKRCQPLMGFLLSGLRPISMPNRYFQITSPISLNTLTHLPRPNVFESNEFSPMKGEMAIIYEDKWLIAVNKPAGLLSVPGRYSDRQDSVLSRLRHLLPDGMALASVHRLDQETSGILLLARDRQTHRQISQQFQQRQVHKVYEAILSGIMIVEQGKIDLPLWGDPENRPYQKVDWQHGKPSLTHFQVIAREQDYTRVEFTPLTGRTHQLRVHAADARGLGVTILGDRLYGCCAVTSRLHLHAKELRFEHPQLEKTFHLQAITPF